Genomic DNA from Gilliamella sp. ESL0441:
ATTATTATCGCATTAATTATTGTCGATTTTTCATTTTTAACGAATGCTTGTAAAACCATTCCAACCGGGACGGTTTATGCCATATTTTCTGGCGTGGGTGCAGTTGGTGCAACAGTGATAGATATGGTGTTTTTTGGAAAAGAGATCAAATTGATGCAACTCTTTTTTGTAGCACTAATTATTATTGGTGTTGTGCAACTTAAACGTACAGACAGCTAATCGACAAAATTGAGGATTATTTTATGGGATGGCTTTTAATTTTAACTGCATCATTTTTTGAGGTAATCGGTGCAATTGGGCTAAAGCTCTACTCTCAGCAAAAAAAAGCGATAAGATTGATGTTATATTGGGGGGGATTTTTTGTTTCTTTTGTTCTTTTCTATTTTTCCCTTCATTACCTTGAATTAAGTATTGTTTATCCAGTTTGGGTTGGACTCGGTACATCCGGAGCAGTATTTGCCAATATGTTCTTTTTTAATGAACCCAAAAATTCAGCTCGATTATTGGGCTTGATTATCATTATTATTGGGGTTGTAGGGTTACATATGACGATGTAAATACCTTGCTAAAAGGTTATTGGGAATTGTGCCACTTTAATATCTGATACCCTTCTGGAATAAGGGATTGTTTTAAATTAATGAGTAGTATTTCAAACGAGTTGACTTAAAGCTTCAGAACTTGTTTAAATTCGAAACTAAGCTTATTCAATAAAAAAACCGGAGTGTTTCCCCGGTTAATTAAGATAAATTGAACTGAATTTGTTTAAAATGATTAAAGTTCGTTAGCGTGTTGTTTTAAATAGCTCGCCACGCCATTTGGATTGCCTTGCATACCTTGTTTGCCTTTAGTCCATTGTGCAGGACAAACTTCACCATGTTCTTCATGGAATTGGAAAGCATCAATAATGCGAATCATTTCATCAATGTTACGTCCAATTGGTAAATCATTGATCGTTTCGTGACGAACAACTCCTGATTTATCAATAAAGAATGATGCACGAAGCGCAACGCCTGCTTCTGGATGCTCAACGCCATAAGCTTGCATAATCGTGTGTTTGATATCAGCAACAATTGGGAATTTAACTTCACCAATACCACCTTTATCTTGTGGTGTGTTACGCCATGCGTTATGAACATATTCTGAATCCATAGAAACACCTATAACCTCAACGCCACGTTTTTTAAACTCTTCTAGACGGTGATCGAAGGCAATAATTTCTGATGGACAAACAAAAGTGAAGTCCATAGGCCAAAAGAATACGACAGCATATTTACCTTGAATATGTTGAGCCAAGTTGAAGTTATTTACAATCTCACCAGACCCCAATACTGCTGAAGAGGTAAAATCTGGTGCTTTGCGAGTGACTAATGTCATGATGTTTCTCCTTGTTTAAAACTTAAAAATCAAATCAAAATTTGAATTCATTATAGCAATTAACACTAATAGTCCAAGTCATTATGAACAATCGATTTCATAAGTTTAAACTATAAAGATTATATTTTTTATTTAATTTGTATAATTATAAATCTTTAAGGGCTTGTTTTTTAGGCTTTCCTTTGTTTTTAGTATCTCGCAATCTTTGTTTAACTTTTTTCTTTTTCGATTCTTCAGATTTTTTTATTGAGCTTTTTGATTTAGCTTTTTGTGATGGTTTTTTCTTCGTAACCGGTTTTGGCGCTTTTGTTTTTGGACGTAGCTCATCAATTGTTCTTAGCTTAATTGGTTCTTGAATATAACGTTCAATTTTTTGTAATAATTGGTTATCATGCGCTTCGACAAGCATGATGGCGGTGCCTTTTTTTCCTGCTCTAGCTGTTCGACCAATTCGATGCAAGTAAACATCAGCTGTTTTAGGAGCATCAAAATTAATAACATGTGTTACATCATCAATATCAATACCGCGAGCAGCCACATCGGTGGCAACAAGTACATTAACTGTATTATTGCTGATCCTTTTTATCGCTTCATTCCGTTTAGCTTGAACCATTTCGCCTTCTAAATAGCAACTTTGAATACCGGTTTGATGTAACCAAGAGACTAATTCATGAACTCGTTCACGTTTGCGTACAAAAACAATACTTTTCTTGAACTCATCTTGCTTGAGTAAATGGGTTAATAAGGCTACTTTATGAGTTAGATCGTCTGCTCGATAATAAAACTGCAATATTTTTTTTCGTTCTTTACGTGATGGCTCTGCATTGATCTCAACAGGATTATTTAAAATACGTCCAGCAAAATTATATAACCCTTCTCCTTCAAGCGTTGCAGAAAAGAGTAAAGTTTGTTTACGCCAACGTGTTTCAGCGGAAATAGTTTCGACATCCTGTGAAAAGCCCATGTCTAACATGCGATCGGCTTCATCTAAGATCAACATTTCAACCGCACGACAGTCAAAATTTTCTTCTTTAATATATTGTAATAATCTTCCGGTTGTCGCAATAACGATATCTTGGTTTTTACTGAATATCTCAGCATGATTCATATAGGCGACACCACCAGTAATGGTGGCAATACTTAAATGGGTTGATTGAGTTAGATTCTTTGCTTGTTCCGCAATTTGCATAGCCAGTTCACGGGTTGGTGTTAAGATTAAAATTCTTGGTGGCCCAGGCTTTCGACGTGGAAAATCTAACAGATGTTGGACAGCAGGAATTAAAAAAGCCAGCGTTTTGCCTGTTCCCGTTGGAGCGGAACCTAATATATCTTTACCATCTAAAGCTACAGGAATAGTTTTTGATTGAATAACAGTAGGTGAAGTAATATTTTGGGCTTCGAGATTATGAATTAATACATCGTCTAACTCTAAATCAGAAAAAGTTTGCGTTGTCATAATGACCTTTATAACTAGAAATTTGAAACACATTATAACGGCAATCATTATAACTACAACCTTATAACGACAATCGTTATCATTCTAAATGTATTCAGGCGATAGTTATCGATCTATTTTATCCAAAAAATGGGCTAGTCTTATCGTTAATTTAATATTCGCAACACATAAAAATTAGATTGATTATGTGATATTTTATTTGAGATTCAAGCCTCATTAACTTCAGTACTAATTAAAACGTTTTACGACATAACAATAGTGAAGTTAATAAATTATTTAAATTTACTTAATATCAGTTGATCATAGCGATTCGTACACACTGTCACATTCAAGCCTAGTGCTTATCAAAAAAAGTGGTTTATGTTAGAATTAACGATAAAAGTGAATTTATATAAATTTTGATATTGATGGATAGAGTTAATTAGCTTTTAAATATCATAATTTTGTTGATAGCCTTTATTTAGATTGGCTAAATTTCTTGTACTCAATAATATTCCCAATAATCTAATTGATCTGATAATGAAAATGACAAACTGTTTTTCAACCGATATATATCATCAACAACTTGAAAAAAAAGCAGCAAATTTAAAAGCGCTTTTATCCGATTTTTCACTCCCTGAGTTAACGGTGTTTTCGTCGCCGATTAGTCATTATCGAATGCGAGCAGAATTTAGAATATGGCATGATAAGGATGATCTTTATCATATTATGTTTGATAAACAAACAAAAAAACGTATCAAAGTAGATACTTTTCCTATAGCAACAACCTTAATTAATGATGCTATGCAGGCAATAATACCGCTATTAAAGGATAATGCATTACTTCGGCATTTACTGTTTCAAATTGATTATTTTTCTACGTTAAGTGGTCAACTACTCATTACTCTTTTGTATCATAAAAAATTAAGTGATGAGTGGCGAGAAGAAGCTAGAAAGTTGAAGCTCTTATTAGCTCAACAAGGAATTGAATGTAATATTATTGGTAGAGCAAGTAATCAAAAAATCACAATTGATGTAGATTATGTCGATGAAATATTGCCTGTAATGGGTAAAAATCTTATTTATCGCCAAGTCGAAAATAGTTTCACTCAACCTAATGCAGCCGTCAATATTAAAATGCTTGAATGGGCTATATCAGTTACTAAGGGGTTATCAGGGGATCTTTTAGAGTTTTATTGTGGAAACGGAAACTTTTCGATTGCTTTAGCACAAAACTTTCGAAGAGTGTTAGCAACTGAAATAGCTAAAGCCTCTGTTTATTCAGCACAACATAATATTTCAGTTAATCATATTGATAATCTTATTATTGCTCGTTTATCAGCAGAAGAGTTTACTTCTGCTATAAAAAAAGAAAGGAGTTTTAATCGATTAAAAGGTATTAATCTTGACGAATATCAATGTGATACGGTGCTTGTTGATCCCCCTAGGGCAGGGCTTGATGATGCTACGATAAATAACCTTAAAAATTATAAAACAATTATTTATATTTCTTGTAATCCGCATTCATTGTATGACAATCTTCAACAGTTAACTCAAACGCATTCTGTAAGTCATTTTGCTATGTTTGATCAGTTTCCCTATACGGAACATGTTGAAACAGGTATTGTTTTGAATAAAAAGTAAGTGAATCTGATATTCAAAATACTTTAATTTTGTTAAAATACTTGGAATTTACGCCAATTGGTTATTATTTCGAGTATTTTTCTGGTTTTCATTTTTTATAGTTAAAAAAAAACCCTAGGTAAACTAGGGCTGCATTAAATTGCAAGGAATGGATGAAAGGAAATAAAACAATGAAACAATAATGTCTAGCCTCATGAATCATTGTGTGGATACTATAACAAACATATCCAAACCAATTAATGACAGAAAGATTACAAAATAGTCATTGAATTATCATGAATGTTTTTGCACTTTTCCTATATTATAGGAAAGCTATTATGCAAGTTAGATAACCAGATATATTGGCATAGGAAATACTCAAAATGAAATTGTTAGTTGTTGAAGATGAACAAAAGACCGGGGAGTATCTTCGTCAAGGTTTAGTCGAATCTGGCTTTATTGTTGATCTAACCAAAAATGGTTTAGATGGTTACCATAGAGCAATGACAGAAGATTATGATTTAATAATATTAGATGTAATGTTGCCCGATATTGTCGGTTGGAAAATTGTTCAATCACTTCGAGAAGCAGGTAAAGATACCCAGATTATAATGTTAACAGCTATGGGTAGTGTAGAAGACAAAGTTAAAGGGCTAAATTTAGGCGCAGACGATTATTTAGTTAAACCATTTTCATTTGCTGAGTTATTAGCAAGAATCAAATCATTATTAAGAAGAAATGTTCCTCAAGTTAATAATTATCAACTAAGTATAGCAGATTTAGTCATGGATTTACCCAAACGTACTGTGACTCGCTCTGATAAGCGCATCGACCTAACAAATAAAGAGTTTCTTTTATTGGAATATTTTTTACGATATCCTGGTGAAGTGTTACCCCGCTCATTAATTGCTTCACAAGTTTGGGACATGAATTTTGATAGTGATACCAATGTGATAGATGTCGCTATCAGACGTTTACGTAATAAAATTGATGCTGGATTTGAACCGAAACTTATCCATACAGTGCGTGGTATGGGCTACAAGATAGATGTATTGGATGAAGCAGAATAAATTAATATCATTTCGTTTACCGCTTATAGTTTGCCTGCTTACTTGTGGGCTACTTTATTGTTTTAGTCATTTGATTGAGCGATCGTTTGAAAAGTTTTCCATCAGGCAAAATGTGACTGAACTCAATTCCGTTATCACATCTATCGAACGTGAGCTCACTTATTATTCTCCAAGTGATAATCGTGATGAATTTATTCAAAACCTTTTATTAATTCTTACCGGTCATCATCATTTATTTGTTTATATTATTGATGATATGGGAAAAATCGTTTATCGCACACGCGGTCCTAATTTAGCGATTGCCCTTACTCATGAAGAATTTGAACGCATCATTGAAGATGAAAGTACTTCGATTGAAAATATTGATAAGTCTTCGTATCGAATTGCAGCATCAAGAGTAACAGGGGAAAATGGTCAGCAGTTTACCACTATTGTGGCCGTTCGTCGTGATGTACAACTGGAGTTTATCAGCCGATTAAGAAACGGTTTAGGGTTATTAATTGTTATATCCTGTGTGTTAGCATTAATTGGCTCTTTAATTAGTATCTATTACACTCAAAAACCGATTAATCGTTTGATAAGGAAAATAGAGAGAATTAGTTTAAAAAATCTAAACTATCGTATACCAACATCATCCGTACCCGTTAAATATGTTAGCTTGGTAAAAGCTTTTAATAATATGCTAAATCGTATGGAAGATGTTTTTTCTCGTCAGCGAAACTTTACGGCAGATATCGCTCATGAAATGCGAACACCAATTACAAATCTGACAACTCAAACACAAATTGTATTAAATAACGCTCGTACTACAGAAGAATATCGTGAAATTTTATATTCTAATCTTGAAGAATA
This window encodes:
- a CDS encoding peroxiredoxin C yields the protein MTLVTRKAPDFTSSAVLGSGEIVNNFNLAQHIQGKYAVVFFWPMDFTFVCPSEIIAFDHRLEEFKKRGVEVIGVSMDSEYVHNAWRNTPQDKGGIGEVKFPIVADIKHTIMQAYGVEHPEAGVALRASFFIDKSGVVRHETINDLPIGRNIDEMIRIIDAFQFHEEHGEVCPAQWTKGKQGMQGNPNGVASYLKQHANEL
- the srmB gene encoding ATP-dependent RNA helicase SrmB → MTTQTFSDLELDDVLIHNLEAQNITSPTVIQSKTIPVALDGKDILGSAPTGTGKTLAFLIPAVQHLLDFPRRKPGPPRILILTPTRELAMQIAEQAKNLTQSTHLSIATITGGVAYMNHAEIFSKNQDIVIATTGRLLQYIKEENFDCRAVEMLILDEADRMLDMGFSQDVETISAETRWRKQTLLFSATLEGEGLYNFAGRILNNPVEINAEPSRKERKKILQFYYRADDLTHKVALLTHLLKQDEFKKSIVFVRKRERVHELVSWLHQTGIQSCYLEGEMVQAKRNEAIKRISNNTVNVLVATDVAARGIDIDDVTHVINFDAPKTADVYLHRIGRTARAGKKGTAIMLVEAHDNQLLQKIERYIQEPIKLRTIDELRPKTKAPKPVTKKKPSQKAKSKSSIKKSEESKKKKVKQRLRDTKNKGKPKKQALKDL
- a CDS encoding multidrug efflux SMR transporter; translation: MFSINKEWGFVILTCFFEVCWILGFSLATEFWHWIIIIALIIVDFSFLTNACKTIPTGTVYAIFSGVGAVGATVIDMVFFGKEIKLMQLFFVALIIIGVVQLKRTDS
- a CDS encoding heavy metal response regulator transcription factor, translating into MKLLVVEDEQKTGEYLRQGLVESGFIVDLTKNGLDGYHRAMTEDYDLIILDVMLPDIVGWKIVQSLREAGKDTQIIMLTAMGSVEDKVKGLNLGADDYLVKPFSFAELLARIKSLLRRNVPQVNNYQLSIADLVMDLPKRTVTRSDKRIDLTNKEFLLLEYFLRYPGEVLPRSLIASQVWDMNFDSDTNVIDVAIRRLRNKIDAGFEPKLIHTVRGMGYKIDVLDEAE
- a CDS encoding multidrug efflux SMR transporter, yielding MGWLLILTASFFEVIGAIGLKLYSQQKKAIRLMLYWGGFFVSFVLFYFSLHYLELSIVYPVWVGLGTSGAVFANMFFFNEPKNSARLLGLIIIIIGVVGLHMTM
- a CDS encoding heavy metal sensor histidine kinase, whose translation is MKQNKLISFRLPLIVCLLTCGLLYCFSHLIERSFEKFSIRQNVTELNSVITSIERELTYYSPSDNRDEFIQNLLLILTGHHHLFVYIIDDMGKIVYRTRGPNLAIALTHEEFERIIEDESTSIENIDKSSYRIAASRVTGENGQQFTTIVAVRRDVQLEFISRLRNGLGLLIVISCVLALIGSLISIYYTQKPINRLIRKIERISLKNLNYRIPTSSVPVKYVSLVKAFNNMLNRMEDVFSRQRNFTADIAHEMRTPITNLTTQTQIVLNNARTTEEYREILYSNLEEYEKMSQMISDMLFLAQADNRQLVPKLIDIDLQNMILMMCDYFEPLTDEKNITLKLEGNCSHIQGDKMMLGRAIGNILSNAIRYTPVNQIITITLSQMSEKRIKIVISNPGEKIDKKHLPHLFERFYRVDESRHRSDSSGTGIGLAIVKSIIEAHKGTIYVESDDVSTRFIINLPTAI
- the trmA gene encoding tRNA (uridine(54)-C5)-methyltransferase TrmA, which produces MTNCFSTDIYHQQLEKKAANLKALLSDFSLPELTVFSSPISHYRMRAEFRIWHDKDDLYHIMFDKQTKKRIKVDTFPIATTLINDAMQAIIPLLKDNALLRHLLFQIDYFSTLSGQLLITLLYHKKLSDEWREEARKLKLLLAQQGIECNIIGRASNQKITIDVDYVDEILPVMGKNLIYRQVENSFTQPNAAVNIKMLEWAISVTKGLSGDLLEFYCGNGNFSIALAQNFRRVLATEIAKASVYSAQHNISVNHIDNLIIARLSAEEFTSAIKKERSFNRLKGINLDEYQCDTVLVDPPRAGLDDATINNLKNYKTIIYISCNPHSLYDNLQQLTQTHSVSHFAMFDQFPYTEHVETGIVLNKK